Proteins from one Pelagicoccus sp. SDUM812003 genomic window:
- the cysS gene encoding cysteine--tRNA ligase, with protein MSEVTFQNTLSRKAEPIVPTKGNVVGMYCCGPTVYAQAHIGNFRTFLNQDIMRRVLQTAGFKVLHVRNLTDVDDKTIARSIEEGKPLKAFTEHWTEVFQKDCERFNMLPPMVEPKATEHIEEQIAMIEQLIERGYAYASDDGSVYFRVSSFDEYGKLSRIKERQLLTDTPADEEQGPVDSDEYTRDSAADFVMWKSRKPTDGDVFWDSPWGQGRPGWHLECSAMAMKYLGNNLDIHSGGVDLTFPHHENEIAQSECSCGHQKQFFKYWIHAAHLMVDGAKMSKSLNNFYTVDDIEAKGYAPVVLRYALTSGHYRQTINFTDDSLVAAQSALVKLRKFSDDILAAAGLKRSAVLKAIAKGKHAKDDWGVFADAWTKLSHDMNVPAALGAIFTAIKAKPTGPDAAVAFHRIIFALGYDLEQVVIEKPKVDAPEEVKAIAEKRWQAKQEKDWTAADALRDQLAAAGWKALDRKDGYDLEQL; from the coding sequence GTGTCCGAAGTCACTTTTCAGAACACCCTTTCTCGCAAGGCGGAACCGATCGTTCCCACCAAAGGAAACGTCGTGGGCATGTACTGCTGCGGACCCACCGTCTACGCCCAAGCCCACATCGGAAACTTCCGCACCTTCCTCAATCAGGACATCATGCGGCGCGTGCTGCAGACCGCTGGGTTCAAGGTCCTGCACGTGCGCAACCTGACCGACGTGGACGACAAGACCATCGCCCGCTCGATCGAAGAAGGAAAGCCGCTCAAGGCCTTCACCGAACACTGGACCGAGGTTTTCCAGAAAGACTGCGAGCGCTTCAATATGTTGCCGCCTATGGTCGAACCCAAGGCCACCGAGCACATCGAAGAGCAAATCGCCATGATCGAGCAGCTCATCGAGCGCGGCTACGCCTACGCGTCGGATGACGGTTCGGTTTACTTTCGAGTGTCTTCATTCGATGAATACGGAAAGCTTTCCCGCATCAAGGAGCGTCAGCTTCTCACGGATACGCCAGCGGACGAAGAGCAAGGACCGGTTGATTCCGATGAATACACCCGCGATTCGGCAGCGGACTTTGTGATGTGGAAAAGCCGCAAGCCGACCGATGGTGACGTCTTTTGGGACAGCCCTTGGGGCCAAGGCCGTCCGGGCTGGCACCTCGAATGCTCCGCCATGGCCATGAAGTATCTGGGCAACAATCTGGATATTCACTCCGGCGGGGTCGACCTGACCTTTCCTCATCACGAAAACGAAATCGCCCAGTCCGAATGCTCCTGCGGCCACCAGAAGCAGTTCTTCAAATATTGGATACACGCCGCTCACCTGATGGTCGACGGGGCCAAGATGTCCAAGAGCCTGAACAATTTCTACACCGTCGACGACATCGAAGCCAAAGGCTATGCTCCGGTGGTGCTTCGCTACGCCCTCACCAGCGGACACTATCGACAGACCATCAACTTCACCGACGACTCGCTGGTGGCCGCTCAGAGCGCCTTGGTGAAACTGCGCAAGTTCTCCGACGACATCCTGGCCGCCGCTGGCCTGAAGCGGTCCGCGGTCCTGAAAGCGATCGCCAAGGGCAAGCATGCCAAGGACGATTGGGGCGTCTTCGCCGATGCTTGGACCAAGCTCTCCCATGACATGAACGTGCCCGCGGCGCTCGGAGCGATCTTCACCGCCATCAAAGCCAAACCTACCGGCCCCGACGCGGCGGTGGCGTTTCATCGCATCATCTTCGCCCTCGGCTACGATCTGGAACAGGTGGTCATCGAAAAACCCAAGGTCGACGCCCCCGAGGAGGTCAAGGCCATCGCGGAGAAGCGTTGGCAGGCCAAACAGGAAAAGGATTGGACCGCCGCGGACGCCCTGCGCGATCAGCTCGCCGCCGCCGGTTGGAAAGCCCTCGACCGCAAGGACGGCTACGACCTGGAGCAGCTCTAG
- a CDS encoding quinone-dependent dihydroorotate dehydrogenase, whose protein sequence is MGALYQNLARPLFFKLDPERAHEVTVDGLRALCAVPGMARVLASFNQLPSAAKPVELFGVRFPNRIGLAAGFDKNAVCWRAFEAFGFGHVEIGTVTFKAQPGNPKPRLFRYPEHKAVLNRMGFNNHGAQSVAVRLGKGPAVGERRIPLGVNIGKSKVAPLDKAVEDYIGSFTLLAEHADYVAINVSSPNTPDLRKLQEESRLRELLSELTRCNNERETKNPGSRKPILLKIAPDLSVGQLDDILSILSELHLDGIIATNTTMAREGPFADINQPGGISGAPICDMSTKMIAHIAKVTDGKLPIIGVGGITNPDTAAQKLDAGASIVQIYSGMIFEGPLVAKRVARALAEKMGDL, encoded by the coding sequence ATGGGCGCTCTCTACCAGAACCTTGCACGACCACTTTTTTTCAAACTCGACCCTGAGCGGGCTCACGAAGTCACAGTCGACGGTTTGAGGGCGCTTTGCGCCGTTCCCGGGATGGCCCGGGTGTTGGCGTCCTTCAATCAGCTGCCGTCGGCAGCCAAACCGGTCGAGCTGTTCGGGGTGCGTTTTCCCAATCGCATCGGATTGGCCGCTGGCTTCGACAAGAACGCGGTCTGCTGGCGAGCCTTCGAAGCCTTTGGTTTCGGTCACGTGGAGATCGGTACGGTCACCTTCAAGGCCCAGCCGGGAAATCCCAAGCCGCGGCTCTTTCGCTATCCGGAACACAAGGCGGTTCTCAATCGCATGGGTTTCAACAACCACGGAGCTCAGTCAGTGGCCGTTCGGCTAGGAAAAGGACCGGCGGTCGGCGAGCGCCGCATTCCGCTCGGCGTAAATATAGGAAAGTCCAAGGTCGCCCCCTTGGATAAGGCGGTGGAGGACTACATCGGCTCCTTCACCTTGCTCGCGGAACATGCAGACTACGTGGCGATCAACGTCAGCAGCCCGAATACGCCGGATTTGCGAAAGCTGCAGGAAGAGTCTCGCCTGCGCGAGCTGCTCAGCGAATTGACGCGCTGCAACAATGAACGCGAAACGAAGAATCCTGGCAGCCGAAAGCCGATCCTGCTCAAGATCGCTCCGGATCTGAGCGTCGGTCAGCTGGACGATATCCTTTCGATTCTGAGCGAGCTGCATCTCGACGGTATCATCGCTACCAATACAACGATGGCGCGCGAGGGACCATTCGCTGACATCAACCAGCCTGGCGGCATCAGCGGAGCTCCAATCTGCGACATGTCTACCAAGATGATCGCACACATCGCCAAAGTGACCGATGGCAAGCTGCCGATTATCGGAGTCGGAGGTATCACTAATCCTGATACGGCCGCTCAGAAACTCGACGCTGGAGCGTCCATCGTGCAAATCTATTCGGGCATGATCTTCGAAGGACCTTTGGTCGCCAAGCGCGTCGCGAGGGCTTTGGCGGAAAAGATGGGCGACTTATAG
- the hemB gene encoding porphobilinogen synthase: MKSSHKTEDFKLDLPRRPRRLRRTDSLRRMAQETFVRVEDLIAPLIVKESGEKEPVGSMPGLYRLSIEDLVRECCELAELGVPAVAIFPNMDASLKDALGSEAGNPDTLTLRAVRALKKEVPQLSVITDVALDPYTSHGHDGVLNEDGSYVMNDETVARLCQMALLQAEAGVDIVAPSDMMDGRVGAIRSALDEAGHIDTAIMAYSAKFASAYYGPYREAVGSASAAGTTLLGKETYQMNPANRREAIMDALMDQDEGADFVMVKPAGAYLDIIRELRDAAEVPVAAYQVSGEYAQIHAAAKLGWLDYEKTRDESLLAIKRAGADVILSYFAKEVAAKLNG; encoded by the coding sequence ATGAAGAGTTCCCATAAGACCGAGGATTTCAAGCTGGATTTGCCGCGCCGCCCGCGCCGACTGCGCCGCACCGACTCGTTGCGTCGCATGGCGCAGGAGACCTTCGTGCGGGTGGAGGACCTGATCGCTCCATTGATCGTGAAGGAATCCGGCGAGAAGGAGCCGGTCGGATCGATGCCGGGGCTTTATCGTCTCAGCATCGAGGATCTGGTGCGCGAATGCTGCGAACTGGCCGAGCTCGGGGTGCCGGCGGTGGCGATTTTTCCCAACATGGACGCCAGCCTCAAGGACGCCCTCGGCTCCGAAGCGGGGAATCCGGACACCTTGACTCTGCGAGCGGTGCGGGCGTTGAAAAAGGAGGTGCCTCAGCTCTCGGTTATCACCGACGTGGCGCTCGATCCCTACACCTCCCATGGGCATGACGGGGTGCTCAACGAGGACGGCAGCTACGTGATGAACGACGAGACCGTGGCCCGGCTGTGCCAGATGGCTCTGCTGCAAGCGGAAGCTGGCGTGGATATCGTGGCTCCATCCGACATGATGGACGGGCGGGTGGGGGCGATCCGTTCGGCATTGGACGAGGCTGGCCACATCGATACTGCGATCATGGCCTACTCCGCCAAATTCGCTTCCGCCTACTACGGACCGTATCGCGAGGCCGTCGGAAGCGCTAGCGCCGCAGGAACGACTTTGCTGGGCAAGGAAACCTATCAAATGAACCCCGCCAACCGTCGGGAGGCCATCATGGACGCTTTGATGGACCAAGACGAAGGCGCTGATTTCGTGATGGTGAAACCAGCCGGGGCGTATCTGGACATTATTCGGGAGTTGCGCGACGCTGCGGAGGTGCCGGTGGCGGCCTATCAGGTTTCGGGCGAATACGCCCAGATCCACGCTGCGGCCAAACTCGGCTGGCTCGACTACGAGAAGACGCGCGACGAGTCGCTACTCGCCATCAAGCGCGCCGGAGCGGATGTGATTTTATCCTATTTCGCCAAAGAGGTCGCGGCGAAGCTCAATGGGTGA
- the dapF gene encoding diaminopimelate epimerase has protein sequence MEIEFTKMHGAGNDFVMIENLDGKIELTSEQVAKLCDRRFGIGADGLILLNPPADDSVEATMVYYNSDGGRVDMCGNGARCFTSFAIQNGVGDGSRVAFKTDAGPMTADADNGQFTIRMTPLKDLALDQSLTTPHGTFNYHFMNTGVEHVICFVDDVEEVDIRPEGSAIRYHEQFAPKGTNANFAQIMPDGVIKVRTYERGVEDETLACGTGVTAVAIAAVLKGLSQQPVSVLVAGGDVLTIGFKRDGGSVSEITLTGPAVNVFTGTVEV, from the coding sequence ATGGAAATCGAATTCACGAAGATGCACGGAGCCGGAAACGACTTCGTAATGATCGAAAATCTCGACGGAAAGATCGAGCTCACCTCTGAGCAGGTCGCCAAGCTGTGCGATCGTCGTTTCGGCATCGGGGCGGATGGACTCATTCTGCTCAACCCGCCTGCGGACGACTCGGTCGAAGCCACCATGGTCTACTACAACTCGGATGGCGGCCGAGTCGACATGTGCGGAAACGGCGCCCGTTGCTTCACCTCCTTCGCCATTCAAAACGGCGTGGGCGACGGTTCTCGTGTAGCGTTCAAGACCGATGCCGGGCCCATGACCGCAGATGCAGACAACGGGCAGTTCACCATTCGCATGACGCCTTTGAAGGACCTGGCCCTCGACCAAAGCCTGACGACCCCGCACGGCACGTTCAACTACCACTTCATGAACACTGGAGTGGAGCACGTGATCTGCTTCGTGGACGATGTCGAAGAGGTTGACATCCGCCCTGAAGGCAGCGCCATTCGCTATCACGAGCAATTCGCCCCTAAAGGGACCAACGCCAACTTCGCCCAAATCATGCCCGACGGCGTCATCAAGGTGCGCACCTACGAACGCGGAGTGGAGGACGAAACGCTCGCTTGCGGCACTGGCGTCACCGCGGTCGCTATCGCAGCGGTCTTGAAGGGATTGTCACAGCAGCCCGTTTCAGTGCTGGTGGCGGGAGGCGACGTCTTGACGATTGGCTTCAAGCGGGACGGCGGTTCCGTTTCGGAAATCACTTTGACCGGTCCAGCGGTGAACGTCTTCACCGGCACGGTCGAGGTGTGA
- a CDS encoding DUF3857 domain-containing protein, with the protein MRFRFVFFSLLVSLLLSHPLRSEEKPAFLADIPFYETVKDRLLQVEDVRGGIERFKDSSEPGIVLLNERIEYIVSDTERYRVDHGIYYVLAESGVSASSKEIFRYRKDQEEPFLVLGRTYLPDGRIIDVDPDAVFTQSPQDEADSDLYTDQEELVVIYPNVAVGSITECIVITKETKPLVSSHTMHSFPFQFNWPIHRTHYELDVPEDFAARMSFSNSGSKVPDPQSTTYDGRTKWIWEDLNREGKDYEVKREPMSDVGPIARVTTFDRWDVVGNWIRDLANERNQLSQEMRTSIDAWTEGMSDEREIAQAILDRVANDVRYTGLEFGLAGFQPADCNAVWDRKYGDCKDKSNLLAAALRHKGIPAFLVLIDTDGFGKFDKRCPSPFYFNHAIALVEFSDGQSLFLDPTVENLRLGSLPLSDIDRDVLVVREDRATLERTPATPAGTLTFSFDLKLTGDHTASGWYRLYATEYYESSYLTFYQDKSPEGLRNSLHDQIDGFYPGAEMADVIFDGRPAEGQPMVSAYFVIKGDESSDPNQFTFGLPDVTWILPTVGDSPNDRFSDYRVDFDSSIIDLTIALPGNIKPNALPKEINLATPKYKYAGSWWLEQNSLRARITVENRTDRIEAAEFSAFHNAVTSLNRWWNKPISFSNVESLQSAESESDAPFPKLSSAKAQLALLDELYELEKEPKKRREALLRTIEWFPEDRPELYEAKMEIARIDTGETPPLELAKWIKDQLAEYGDEVTPSMKAWGEYLLAQELDTADKDNEALKLFKSHLGNDELTPYRRGWSAYNAAWIYRERGSKELVKMAKEGLSEESPAQNDLAYLLIAFHVTQEDARRLASDLKWLENAHAEAFEQMIEYAAEELEDNVDISSEKSLEIWKNALQDLASNRPRLSDSLVSVERIESSLKLSRQLKDAAATIASSFQELDAKWYTENQAPKRVSKQELEEMILATEQEQEWDRQAALSFDFFTRFPDDQELATKYLYWAIWSITHHVAAPELTDPLKEVLSTLVPSNDNIVNADLNFAQILRSRGRANEAVELIAGWLEYPAHPAGNRGILRARLGDALLDAGRTAEAIDAYLEGGKDHFENRNIYEGLLRAYFLSRLEGLNTKAEQALDFLADADSDQLAAANVADQTGRILRMRQNEGLYRDYATQSHTPMEAVKNLIEKLGYNLRISGLSSLSPLISDYEELEKSCREAIRDEDLDTLHQGLLRYAISACANEQDLVGLMQLISLNGLSDPASVELFAALAPLGEFAVENGSYLNRELLKRLVVHAYYLSRDIDNMDRWVSEVRSAPETSEETMSYALLIWTSLIAVNGVLEHESFSSLEAYLDQADMGRFRAQAVNLVAAQKVDKKDYKALKQLVERELQHPLISQNEPICDALRGYLATANREFDVKGEFTQKVKAFRSENHLLWWDHVRPFEMSELYADGTALLNDIPGKLESLSALEMAKYYFLLAENEEEPLSVRRKALVNGVYNWQRFAPDPDWFFDRIESITSDEQIDLHTRNLIKLNFVEHLVDTRNVQLLDRLMQDASFLTEYYKTEYKHLLEYLKLPQESLEDWKASVAFLLEGPIIGMDVVQIKKAIGYGTVRFGEDAAKPILENLKSIEISDRQNMDKSQVRLDALQTLRMASSLAPFYESVTANLPVGDSAASSFAPFQLLSLSEYPEQLALQVSRFGYSEQLITHLADMIFYQNSVVHQDITSLLAESVEQLENLANPLLGSAIALCLLEGIDVDNPEQREPLLSAMRQFAVENQDAMMTDVYNSLSLYFPSGTSEGVQPFLRMLGYDPAYERVARLLDLVEKGKKSKALAMLQGFDSETLLADHFIALFYQIAQAYGDDLTTELLSDRIVEQIEKKAAWSISSWELAPISMTSLLVGFPEHREKMEWFFDYVLEVSRNELVRAHAATLKAYAEEDWQGVIENAAEAEEVSPGFWDLEVLRGVAFYELEKPLASKEAFETYLKYRSRDSLLLFVRDYLNRIDGSNVFE; encoded by the coding sequence ATGCGTTTTCGCTTTGTTTTCTTCTCCCTTCTAGTCTCCCTACTCCTATCTCACCCCCTTCGATCCGAAGAGAAACCGGCCTTTCTCGCGGACATCCCCTTTTACGAGACCGTCAAGGATAGGCTCCTCCAAGTGGAGGACGTACGCGGTGGAATCGAACGCTTTAAGGATTCTTCCGAACCTGGAATCGTCCTGCTCAACGAGCGCATCGAATACATCGTTTCCGATACCGAGCGCTACCGGGTCGATCATGGCATCTACTATGTGCTGGCGGAGTCGGGCGTGAGCGCCTCCTCCAAGGAGATTTTCCGCTATCGTAAGGATCAGGAAGAGCCATTCCTCGTCCTGGGTAGGACTTACCTGCCAGACGGCAGAATCATCGACGTGGACCCAGACGCTGTATTCACGCAATCACCACAAGACGAAGCGGATTCCGATCTCTACACCGATCAAGAAGAGCTTGTAGTCATCTATCCCAACGTAGCTGTCGGCAGCATCACGGAGTGCATCGTCATCACGAAGGAAACCAAACCATTGGTATCCTCGCACACCATGCACAGCTTTCCCTTCCAATTCAACTGGCCGATTCATCGCACCCACTATGAACTGGATGTGCCAGAAGACTTCGCTGCCCGCATGTCGTTTTCCAATTCTGGATCAAAGGTTCCCGATCCGCAGTCGACCACCTACGACGGTCGAACCAAATGGATCTGGGAAGACCTGAATCGAGAAGGAAAAGACTACGAAGTGAAGCGAGAGCCGATGAGCGACGTCGGCCCTATCGCTCGCGTTACCACCTTCGATAGGTGGGATGTGGTTGGCAACTGGATACGCGATCTGGCGAACGAGAGGAATCAACTATCACAAGAGATGCGCACGAGCATCGACGCCTGGACTGAAGGAATGTCCGATGAACGCGAAATCGCCCAAGCCATCCTCGATCGCGTAGCCAATGACGTGCGCTACACAGGGCTGGAGTTTGGCTTGGCTGGCTTTCAGCCCGCCGACTGCAATGCGGTGTGGGATCGCAAGTATGGAGATTGTAAGGACAAATCGAATCTGCTCGCTGCCGCGTTGAGGCATAAAGGAATCCCAGCGTTTCTCGTTCTGATCGATACCGATGGATTTGGAAAATTCGACAAACGCTGCCCATCGCCCTTCTATTTCAACCACGCCATCGCTTTGGTCGAGTTCAGCGACGGCCAGTCGCTGTTTCTCGATCCTACAGTGGAAAACCTTCGCTTGGGCAGTCTGCCTCTGAGTGACATTGATCGAGATGTGTTGGTCGTTCGAGAAGACCGAGCCACCCTCGAGCGAACTCCCGCCACTCCCGCTGGCACGCTTACCTTTTCCTTCGATTTGAAGCTCACCGGTGACCACACCGCTTCCGGGTGGTATCGTCTCTACGCCACAGAGTATTACGAGTCCTCCTATCTTACCTTCTATCAAGACAAGTCGCCGGAAGGTCTTCGAAACTCGCTTCACGATCAGATCGATGGATTCTACCCCGGCGCCGAAATGGCTGACGTCATTTTCGACGGACGTCCCGCTGAAGGGCAACCCATGGTAAGCGCCTACTTCGTGATCAAAGGAGACGAATCGAGCGACCCGAATCAGTTCACCTTTGGATTGCCGGACGTCACCTGGATTCTACCAACTGTTGGCGATTCCCCGAACGATCGGTTCTCAGACTATCGAGTTGATTTCGATTCATCGATCATCGACCTAACGATCGCCTTGCCAGGAAACATCAAGCCGAACGCTCTCCCAAAGGAAATCAACCTAGCGACTCCAAAATATAAATACGCGGGCTCTTGGTGGCTTGAGCAAAATAGTCTCCGCGCTCGCATCACGGTAGAGAACCGGACCGACCGAATCGAAGCGGCCGAATTTAGCGCCTTTCACAACGCGGTCACTTCCTTGAACCGTTGGTGGAACAAGCCTATCAGCTTCTCGAATGTCGAGTCTCTGCAAAGCGCCGAGTCGGAGTCGGACGCACCTTTTCCCAAGCTCTCGTCCGCTAAGGCTCAACTCGCCCTTCTCGACGAGCTCTACGAACTGGAAAAAGAGCCGAAAAAGCGACGCGAAGCGCTTTTGCGAACTATCGAATGGTTCCCCGAAGATCGGCCTGAGCTCTACGAAGCGAAAATGGAAATCGCTCGCATCGACACGGGTGAAACGCCGCCGCTCGAATTGGCGAAGTGGATCAAGGATCAGCTCGCTGAATACGGCGATGAAGTGACTCCCTCCATGAAAGCTTGGGGCGAATACTTGCTTGCCCAAGAACTGGATACAGCGGACAAGGACAATGAGGCTTTGAAGCTCTTCAAAAGTCACCTCGGAAACGATGAGCTCACGCCCTATCGACGTGGCTGGTCAGCCTACAACGCCGCTTGGATCTATCGAGAACGCGGTTCCAAGGAACTCGTGAAAATGGCGAAAGAGGGATTGAGCGAGGAGTCGCCAGCTCAAAACGACCTCGCCTATCTGCTGATCGCTTTCCATGTCACGCAGGAGGATGCCCGCCGATTGGCCTCGGATCTAAAATGGCTCGAGAACGCGCATGCAGAGGCCTTTGAGCAAATGATCGAATACGCCGCGGAGGAACTTGAGGACAACGTCGACATTAGCTCCGAGAAGAGCCTAGAGATCTGGAAAAACGCTTTGCAGGACCTGGCGTCCAATCGCCCAAGACTGTCCGACTCTCTCGTCTCGGTCGAGAGAATCGAATCAAGCCTGAAGCTCTCTCGCCAACTAAAGGATGCCGCCGCGACTATCGCCTCCTCTTTTCAGGAACTGGATGCTAAATGGTACACCGAAAACCAGGCTCCCAAACGCGTATCCAAACAGGAACTAGAGGAAATGATTCTCGCCACCGAGCAAGAACAAGAATGGGACCGCCAAGCTGCTCTCAGTTTCGATTTCTTCACTCGCTTTCCTGACGATCAAGAACTCGCGACGAAATACCTCTACTGGGCCATCTGGAGCATCACCCACCATGTGGCGGCTCCCGAGCTGACCGATCCGCTGAAGGAGGTGCTCTCCACACTCGTGCCTAGCAACGACAACATCGTAAACGCCGACCTGAACTTCGCCCAAATCCTTCGCTCGCGCGGTAGAGCAAACGAAGCGGTCGAACTCATTGCGGGCTGGCTGGAGTATCCGGCTCACCCTGCCGGGAACCGCGGCATCCTGCGCGCGCGTCTAGGCGACGCCTTGTTGGATGCGGGGAGAACCGCTGAAGCGATCGACGCCTATCTGGAAGGAGGAAAAGACCACTTCGAAAATCGCAATATCTACGAAGGGCTGCTGAGGGCTTATTTTCTATCGCGTCTCGAAGGGTTGAATACGAAAGCTGAACAGGCTCTCGATTTCCTTGCAGATGCGGATTCCGATCAACTCGCCGCGGCGAATGTCGCGGATCAAACCGGCCGGATCCTTCGCATGCGACAAAACGAAGGGCTTTATCGTGACTATGCAACGCAGAGCCATACGCCGATGGAGGCGGTGAAAAACCTGATCGAGAAACTTGGATACAATCTGCGAATTTCCGGACTTAGTTCACTATCACCTCTTATCTCCGACTATGAAGAGCTGGAGAAATCCTGTCGCGAAGCGATACGTGATGAAGATCTCGATACGCTGCACCAAGGACTGCTACGCTACGCGATCAGCGCCTGTGCCAACGAACAGGATCTTGTCGGATTGATGCAGCTTATTTCGCTCAACGGTTTGAGCGATCCCGCCTCAGTCGAACTCTTCGCGGCCTTAGCACCACTCGGAGAATTCGCGGTGGAAAATGGCAGCTATCTCAATCGGGAGCTGCTCAAGCGACTCGTCGTTCACGCCTACTATCTCAGTCGGGATATCGATAACATGGATCGCTGGGTGTCGGAGGTCCGATCAGCTCCGGAGACCTCCGAGGAAACGATGAGCTATGCTCTTCTGATTTGGACAAGTCTGATCGCGGTCAACGGGGTGTTGGAGCATGAGTCCTTCTCCAGCTTAGAGGCCTACCTCGACCAAGCGGACATGGGGCGCTTTCGAGCCCAGGCAGTGAATCTTGTCGCTGCCCAGAAGGTCGACAAAAAGGACTACAAGGCCTTGAAGCAACTCGTTGAACGGGAGTTGCAACATCCACTGATTTCGCAAAACGAGCCGATATGCGACGCCTTGCGCGGCTACCTGGCGACCGCCAACAGGGAGTTCGATGTGAAGGGAGAATTCACGCAAAAAGTGAAGGCGTTTCGTTCCGAGAATCACCTTCTTTGGTGGGATCATGTGCGCCCGTTCGAAATGTCCGAGCTCTATGCCGATGGAACGGCCTTGCTAAATGATATTCCAGGCAAGCTTGAGAGCCTATCGGCGCTTGAGATGGCGAAGTACTATTTCCTGCTGGCGGAGAACGAGGAGGAACCGCTGTCGGTTCGCCGAAAAGCCTTGGTCAATGGCGTCTACAATTGGCAACGCTTCGCTCCAGATCCGGATTGGTTTTTCGATCGCATCGAGTCGATCACCAGCGACGAGCAAATCGATCTCCACACGCGCAACCTGATCAAGCTGAATTTTGTGGAGCACTTGGTAGACACTCGAAATGTCCAGCTGCTCGACCGCTTGATGCAAGACGCGTCCTTTCTCACTGAGTATTATAAGACTGAATACAAACACCTGCTGGAGTATCTGAAGCTGCCGCAAGAGTCGCTAGAGGACTGGAAGGCTTCGGTAGCCTTTCTTCTCGAAGGACCCATCATCGGCATGGACGTAGTCCAGATCAAGAAAGCGATCGGCTACGGAACAGTCAGGTTCGGCGAAGATGCGGCGAAGCCGATCTTGGAGAATTTGAAATCCATCGAGATCAGCGATCGTCAAAACATGGACAAATCCCAAGTGCGGCTCGACGCATTGCAGACTCTGCGAATGGCCAGCTCCTTGGCTCCCTTCTACGAGTCCGTCACTGCAAACCTCCCTGTTGGCGATTCGGCGGCTTCCAGTTTCGCCCCTTTCCAATTGCTTAGCCTATCGGAATACCCCGAACAACTGGCTCTCCAGGTCTCGAGATTCGGCTATTCGGAGCAGCTGATCACCCATCTAGCGGATATGATTTTCTATCAGAACTCTGTCGTTCACCAAGACATCACCTCTCTTCTGGCAGAGTCCGTCGAGCAACTGGAGAATCTCGCCAACCCGCTTCTAGGGAGCGCCATTGCCCTCTGTCTCCTGGAGGGAATCGATGTGGACAACCCTGAACAGCGCGAGCCTTTGCTTTCCGCTATGAGGCAGTTCGCGGTGGAGAATCAGGACGCCATGATGACGGATGTCTACAATAGCCTGTCCCTCTATTTCCCGTCTGGAACCTCGGAAGGCGTCCAACCGTTCCTGAGAATGCTTGGCTATGACCCGGCCTACGAACGAGTCGCTCGCTTGCTCGATCTCGTGGAGAAAGGCAAAAAAAGCAAAGCCTTGGCCATGCTGCAAGGCTTCGATAGCGAAACGCTGCTCGCAGATCATTTCATCGCCCTGTTCTACCAAATCGCTCAAGCCTATGGCGACGATTTGACCACGGAGCTGCTCTCTGACCGGATTGTGGAGCAAATCGAAAAGAAAGCCGCTTGGAGCATTTCCAGCTGGGAGCTCGCCCCGATCTCAATGACCAGCCTGCTGGTGGGCTTCCCGGAGCATCGCGAAAAGATGGAGTGGTTCTTCGACTACGTGCTTGAAGTTTCTCGAAACGAACTCGTTAGGGCGCACGCCGCCACCTTGAAAGCCTACGCGGAAGAGGATTGGCAAGGCGTGATCGAAAACGCGGCGGAAGCGGAGGAGGTTTCCCCCGGCTTCTGGGATCTCGAGGTTTTGCGGGGCGTCGCCTTTTACGAACTGGAAAAACCTCTGGCTTCCAAAGAGGCCTTCGAAACCTACTTGAAGTACCGATCTAGGGATTCGCTGTTGCTGTTCGTTCGCGACTACCTGAATCGGATCGATGGCTCGAACGTTTTTGAATAG